A section of the Gammaproteobacteria bacterium genome encodes:
- a CDS encoding YbdK family carboxylate-amine ligase, which yields MLIEPFKTSTSLSIGVELELQLVSLSSFDLTPASPDILELLQRKQFPGVVVPEITESMLEISTGIHTEYTTLLTQLDEMKKALVRTGEQLNIGICGGGTHPFQVWSEQRIFSKPRFQKVSALYGYLAQQFTIFGQHIHIGCTSGDEALFLLHALNRYVPHFIALSASSPFVQGNDTLFNSARLNSVFAFPLSGRAPFLLHWEQFEQIYFAKMIHTGIVNSMKDFYWDIRPKPEYGTIELRVCDTPLSVERAAALACYLQALCRYLLERNEPDPAEDDYLVYNYNRFQACRFGLQGTLVHPKTYEQISIREDVLTTLRKLQSYGDILGCTIALEHIEKITHQGSDASYLRQQYQESGSVEGVVDAALERFKHVKSSYNIS from the coding sequence ATGTTGATAGAGCCGTTTAAAACTTCTACTTCCCTCAGTATTGGTGTTGAATTGGAGTTACAGTTGGTGAGTCTCAGTAGTTTTGATTTGACTCCGGCCAGCCCCGATATATTGGAGTTGTTGCAACGAAAACAATTTCCTGGAGTAGTCGTACCTGAAATTACAGAAAGTATGCTCGAAATTTCAACTGGCATACATACTGAATACACTACTTTATTAACACAACTGGATGAGATGAAAAAAGCCTTAGTACGTACTGGAGAGCAACTCAATATCGGTATTTGCGGTGGCGGTACCCATCCTTTTCAAGTATGGTCAGAACAACGTATTTTTAGCAAACCTCGATTTCAAAAAGTCTCCGCACTATATGGATACTTAGCCCAACAGTTCACTATTTTTGGTCAACATATTCACATTGGCTGCACCAGCGGTGATGAGGCATTATTCCTATTGCACGCGTTGAACCGCTACGTACCTCACTTTATTGCACTATCAGCATCTTCTCCGTTTGTTCAAGGTAATGATACCTTATTTAATTCAGCGCGATTAAACTCCGTATTCGCTTTTCCATTAAGTGGCAGAGCGCCTTTTTTATTGCATTGGGAACAGTTTGAGCAAATTTATTTTGCTAAAATGATTCACACCGGTATTGTCAATAGCATGAAAGACTTTTATTGGGATATCCGGCCAAAACCAGAATATGGCACGATCGAATTGCGGGTTTGCGATACGCCTTTATCAGTAGAGCGTGCTGCCGCTTTAGCATGTTATCTGCAAGCACTTTGTCGCTATTTGTTGGAACGCAATGAACCTGATCCAGCTGAAGATGATTATCTGGTTTATAATTACAATCGTTTTCAAGCCTGTCGTTTTGGATTACAAGGCACTTTAGTACATCCTAAAACATACGAACAAATTTCGATACGTGAAGATGTATTGACGACGCTGCGCAAGCTACAATCCTACGGTGATATATTAGGTTGTACCATTGCTCTTGAGCATATTGAAAAAATTACTCACCAAGGTAGCGATGCCAGTTATTTAAGGCAGCAATACCAGGAATCAGGGAGTGTTGAAGGGGTGGTCGATGCTGCTTTGGAGCGGTTTAAACATGTTAAATCTAGTTATAACATAAGTTAA